Part of the Deltaproteobacteria bacterium genome is shown below.
GATCGTGTCCGTCTTTCCGGCGTGATCCTCACTGGTCGTGATGCTGCACATAAACGACTTGTTGATCTCCTTGATGAAGGGAAGCCGCTTCCCATCGATGTGCGCGGACAGATCATTTATTACGTTGGTCCGACACCGCCAAAGCCCGGTATGGTGATTGGTTCAGCCGGGCCAACCACCGGCGGACGTATGGATTCCTACGCTCCGAAGCTGATGGCGTTGGGCCTCAAAGGGATGATCGGCAAGGGCTCGCGCTCGATGTCGGTGCGAGATGCGATGAAGCGGCATAAATGTGTCTACTTCGGTGCAGTTGGTGGAACTGGGGCTTTGCTCTCAAAGTACATCAAGAGCGCAGAAATTATCGCTTATGAAGATTTAGGCACTGAGGCGATTCGCCGCCTGGTGGTAGAAGATTTTCCTGTGATTGTGATTGACGATACGCATGGGGTTGACCTCTACGAAGAGGGACGCAAGCAGTACGCGCAAGAGGATTAGCCCTAGACAGGTTCTATGAATTTTGGCATTTTGCCCCCGGTTGCCCACACACGTAGTTTCTGATCCTGTGAAGCCGACGAGCCAGGAAAGCCCAGAAGAGGAGGCTGAAGAATAGGCATGGCACTCGTGCATGATGTCCTCATCATCGGCGGTGGCGGAGCAGGGTTGCGGGCCGCGATCGCCGCGGCTGAAGCCGACCCAAAGCTCAATATCGCCCTTGTTTCTAAGGTGTATCCGATGCGCAGTCACACTGTTGCTGCCGAAGGTGGCAGCGCAGGTGTCATCAAAGAAAACGATACATTAGACGAACACATGAGAGACACGATCAGCGGCGCAGACTGGTTGGCTGATCAGGATGTCGTCGAAATGTTCGTGAAGACGGCGCCGAAAGAGTTGCTCCAATTGGAGCATTGGGGCTGTCCGTGGAGCCGTGAACCAGATGGCCATGTTGCTGTCCGGCCCTTCGGCGGTATGCGCATCGAACGGACCTGGTTCGCTGCCGATAAGACCGGCTTCCACTTGCTCCATGCGCTGTTTCAGACTTCCCTCAAATACGAATCCATCCAGCGGTACGATGAGTGGTTTGCCACCAAATTGCTCGTCGAAAATGGTCGCTGCCAAGGGGTCACCGCAATTGAAATGCGCAGCGGGCTGATGCAAACGATTCTCGCTAAAGCGGTGATTGTCTGTACTGGTGGCGGCGGTCGTATCTTCCCGTTTACCACTAACGGTGCGATCAAAACGGGTGATGGCATGGCGATGTGCTACCGTGCTGGTGCCGCCCTCAAAGATATGGAGTTCGTCCAGTACCATCCGACGGGTCTCCCTGGAACAGGCATTCTAATTACTGAAGCTGCTCGTGGAGAAGGTGGGATTCTCATCAATAAGAATGGCTACCGCTATTTGCAGGATTACGCCCTCGGCAAACCGCTTGAGATTAACGATCCTCGTCACCCGCAGTTACGCCAGATGGAACTGGGACCACGCGACAAACTCTCGCAGTGCTTCATGAAAGAGCGTGATAAGGGCAACACTATTGACGGGCCGTATGGCGACGTTGTCCATCTCGATATTCGCCATCTCGGGGAATACAAAATCATGAAGAAGCTGCCGTTCGTGCGCGAACTGGCAAAGAACTACGCTGGTATCGATCCAGTCTATGAGCCGATTCCCGTGCGTCCGGTGGTGCACTACATGATGGGTGGCGTACACACAAACATCGACGCAGAAACTTCGATTCCTGGGTTGTTTGCCGCTGGTGAGACTGCGTGTGTCAGTATCAACGGCGCCAATCGCTTAGGCTCAAACTCGCTTACTGAACTGTTAGTGTTTGGCGCGCGCGCAGGTCAAGGTGCGGTGGCGTTTGCTAAAGAACAGAAGAAGATTGATACTGCCGCGCTTGAAGCACAAGGCAAAGACGAGCAAGAGCGGGTACGCAAGAATTTCATTGCCAAGACGAGTGGCAAAGAACGGATTGCTACCATTCGCACCGAGATGACGAAGACCATGGAAGAAGGGGCGGGTATTTATCGTCTCGAAGCGCCGCTGCGTGCGACATGCGATAAGCTCGCAGAGTTGAAGGATCGCTTCACAGGTGTCATCCTCGACGATCGCAGCAACACTTACAATACCGAGCTGACCTCAGTGCTTGAACTGGAAAATATGCTCGAGATTGCTGAAGCAGTGGCACACAGCGCAGTGAATCGTAAAGAGTCGCGCGGTTCGCATCAACGCACGGATTATCCGAAACGCGATGATGAAAACTATCTGGCGCATTCGCTGGCGTATCGGACTCCGGATGGACCGCCGCGTATTGACTATCTCAAGGTGGTGATCACGAACTTTCCGCCGGCGGAACGGACGTATGGAGAGAAATAATGGTTGAGCGCACGATTACGTTGGAGGTTTTCCGTTATCGACCGGACTCGGAAAAAGAGCCGGTCTTCCAAAGCTATAGTGTTCCGTTTCGCGACGACTGGGTGGTGCTGGACGCGCTCAACTATCTCAAAGATCAAGTTGACGGCTCCATCTCGTTTCGCTGGTCTTGTCGTATGGGTGTCTGTGGCAGCTGCGGCATGATGGTGAACGGCACGCCAAAACTGACCTGCGCGGCCTTCCTTAAAGACTAC
Proteins encoded:
- a CDS encoding Fe-S-containing hydro-lyase; its protein translation is MAGDEVRKLTTPLSDEIVASLHAGDRVRLSGVILTGRDAAHKRLVDLLDEGKPLPIDVRGQIIYYVGPTPPKPGMVIGSAGPTTGGRMDSYAPKLMALGLKGMIGKGSRSMSVRDAMKRHKCVYFGAVGGTGALLSKYIKSAEIIAYEDLGTEAIRRLVVEDFPVIVIDDTHGVDLYEEGRKQYAQED
- the frdA gene encoding fumarate reductase (quinol) flavoprotein subunit, with protein sequence MALVHDVLIIGGGGAGLRAAIAAAEADPKLNIALVSKVYPMRSHTVAAEGGSAGVIKENDTLDEHMRDTISGADWLADQDVVEMFVKTAPKELLQLEHWGCPWSREPDGHVAVRPFGGMRIERTWFAADKTGFHLLHALFQTSLKYESIQRYDEWFATKLLVENGRCQGVTAIEMRSGLMQTILAKAVIVCTGGGGRIFPFTTNGAIKTGDGMAMCYRAGAALKDMEFVQYHPTGLPGTGILITEAARGEGGILINKNGYRYLQDYALGKPLEINDPRHPQLRQMELGPRDKLSQCFMKERDKGNTIDGPYGDVVHLDIRHLGEYKIMKKLPFVRELAKNYAGIDPVYEPIPVRPVVHYMMGGVHTNIDAETSIPGLFAAGETACVSINGANRLGSNSLTELLVFGARAGQGAVAFAKEQKKIDTAALEAQGKDEQERVRKNFIAKTSGKERIATIRTEMTKTMEEGAGIYRLEAPLRATCDKLAELKDRFTGVILDDRSNTYNTELTSVLELENMLEIAEAVAHSAVNRKESRGSHQRTDYPKRDDENYLAHSLAYRTPDGPPRIDYLKVVITNFPPAERTYGEK